One window of Nymphaea colorata isolate Beijing-Zhang1983 chromosome 11, ASM883128v2, whole genome shotgun sequence genomic DNA carries:
- the LOC116263655 gene encoding cysteine-rich repeat secretory protein 38-like, translated as MGLMMLKIGFSFLLLVSVHVDHAMSCTHDQIDHRCSTTGNYTVGSVYELNMESVFSTLTKNAPPFGFSNVTVGQGSETVYGLVQCRGDVDQQDCKACIFNSIIQIVEYYPNTMDAIIWYQKCQLCYSNTDFFVQLNMDDFGCWHWTSGKVMDSKEFNEKLGHLLKDLTSLATSPTEPASKLMFATGNIPYTDL; from the coding sequence ATGGGTCTCATGATGTTGAAAATAggcttctccttcctcctccttgtTTCCGTCCATGTCGACCATGCGATGAGCTGCACCCATGACCAAATCGACCATCGCTGCTCCACAACTGGCAATTACACAGTTGGGAGCGTGTATGAGCTGAACATGGAGTCCGTCTTCTCCACCTTGACAAAAAATGCTCCTCCCTTTGGTTTTTCCAACGTCACAGTGGGCCAAGGATCGGAGACAGTTTATGGCCTGGTTCAGTGCAGGGGCGATGTTGATCAGCAGGACTGCAAGGCGTGCATCTTCAATTCCATCATACAAATTGTTGAATACTACCCCAACACAATGGATGCCATCATATGGTATCAAAAATGTCAGCTGTGCTACTCCAACACTGATTTCTTTGTTCAGCTAAACATGGATGATTTTGGTTGTTGGCATTGGACAAGTGGTAAAGTAATGGACAGTAAAGAGTTCAACGAGAAGTTGGGCCATCTGCTGAAGGATCTAACTTCTCTAGCAACATCACCAACAGAGCCAGCTTCAAAGTTAATGTTTGCCACGGGCAACATTCCGTACACCGATCTGTAG